The following are from one region of the Candidatus Acidulodesulfobacterium ferriphilum genome:
- a CDS encoding 4-hydroxy-tetrahydrodipicolinate reductase gives MEKIGIIVCGSNGRMGRSITLLLNDYSRLVFIGGVDSGYSGEEVTSLAFSDMEDLEFKRTSAGKFPTLKEALHLTAKIKNKVIIDFTSKSASLVHAEEAMLYNTPIVIGSTGFSDEDANIIKGYGRHIPVVLSGNMSLGINVLLNIVYDASKYLGEGYDCEIVETHHRKKKDAPSGTAKMLAESVAKQRNIDLNERGVYGRCGDVGEREKDEIGILSVRAGDIIGEHKVIFAGNEEVIEITHKAVSRDNFARGAIKAAVWLSEKNKGFYDMRDVLGLNKHE, from the coding sequence ATGGAAAAAATAGGCATAATAGTATGCGGGAGCAACGGCAGAATGGGCCGCTCCATAACCCTTCTCTTAAATGATTACAGCCGGTTAGTATTTATAGGAGGGGTCGATTCGGGTTATTCGGGTGAAGAGGTTACATCCCTCGCTTTTTCAGACATGGAAGATTTAGAGTTTAAGAGGACTTCCGCGGGAAAGTTCCCTACCTTAAAGGAAGCCCTTCATCTTACGGCAAAGATTAAAAACAAGGTTATAATCGATTTTACATCCAAAAGCGCGTCGCTTGTCCATGCCGAGGAAGCTATGCTTTATAATACTCCGATAGTTATAGGCTCGACCGGTTTTTCGGATGAAGACGCCAATATAATAAAGGGGTACGGCAGGCATATTCCCGTGGTTTTATCGGGAAATATGAGCCTCGGCATCAATGTTTTGCTTAATATAGTCTATGACGCATCAAAATATTTGGGCGAAGGTTACGATTGCGAGATAGTAGAAACGCATCATAGGAAGAAAAAGGATGCCCCGAGCGGAACGGCCAAAATGCTTGCCGAATCCGTTGCCAAACAAAGAAATATCGATTTAAACGAAAGGGGCGTGTACGGCAGGTGCGGCGATGTGGGAGAAAGGGAGAAAGACGAAATCGGCATTTTATCGGTCAGGGCTGGGGATATAATCGGGGAACATAAGGTTATATTTGCCGGGAACGAAGAGGTTATAGAGATTACGCATAAGGCTGTTTCAAGGGATAATTTTGCGAGAGGGGCGATAAAAGCGGCCGTTTGGCTTAGCGAAAAAAATAAGGGATTTTATGATATGAGAGATGTGCTGGGGCTGAATAAACATGAATAA
- a CDS encoding HAD-IIIA family hydrolase has protein sequence MNLDFSEIKILVFDVDGVLTDGKIHISESGVETKTFFAHDGAGIRLAKKMGLKVGFISARTSNAAVIRVKELGVDFYIEGCKDKLNSLKKVLKDYNLDFKNLFYMGDDIVDIELLNIAGISASVPDAPKYVRDYADFVTEKSGGCGAVREVCDIILEKKGLLFNFLNDLNKNGS, from the coding sequence ATGAATTTAGATTTCAGCGAGATTAAAATTCTTGTTTTCGATGTGGACGGCGTATTGACGGACGGAAAGATACACATATCGGAGTCCGGGGTTGAAACCAAAACATTTTTTGCCCATGACGGAGCGGGAATAAGGCTTGCAAAAAAAATGGGGCTTAAAGTGGGCTTTATCTCAGCGAGGACAAGCAATGCCGCCGTTATCAGGGTGAAAGAACTGGGCGTAGATTTCTATATAGAAGGATGCAAGGATAAGTTAAACTCTTTAAAAAAGGTTCTAAAAGACTATAATCTTGATTTTAAAAATTTGTTTTATATGGGCGACGATATAGTCGATATTGAACTTTTAAATATAGCGGGCATTTCGGCATCGGTTCCGGATGCCCCTAAATATGTGCGGGATTATGCCGATTTTGTTACGGAAAAAAGCGGCGGTTGCGGCGCGGTAAGAGAAGTTTGCGACATTATTCTTGAAAAAAAAGGGCTTTTATTTAATTTTTTAAACGATTTAAATAAAAATGGGTCTTAA
- a CDS encoding KpsF/GutQ family sugar-phosphate isomerase, whose translation MEELNILEAARDVLKIEADSITALIDRLDDNFAEMVDLLIGIKGKVILTGIGKSGIIARKISSTLASTGTPSFFMHPAEASHGDLGMIGRDDAIIVLSNSGNTKEIISILPSIKLIGAKIIGFSGNKNSQLYELSDYFFDVSVEKEACPFNIAPTASTTAQLAIGDALAVSLLKRRNFLEEDFARLHPGGSIGKKFLKVSDIMHKEKEIPVIKESALLNEAIIEMNSKRLGLTGVVDENYCLCGIIVDGDLRRALLASAENIFNKPVKDIMTANPKTVVGDTLAVSALKKMEDLKITSLFVVESLDNPKPVGVIHIHDIVKAGVSGY comes from the coding sequence ATGGAAGAGTTAAATATTCTGGAAGCGGCCCGCGATGTTTTAAAGATAGAGGCCGACTCGATAACGGCGCTGATAGACAGGCTTGACGATAATTTTGCGGAGATGGTCGATTTGCTCATTGGCATTAAGGGGAAGGTAATTCTCACAGGCATAGGCAAATCGGGGATTATAGCCAGAAAAATATCTTCGACTCTGGCAAGCACGGGCACCCCGTCCTTTTTTATGCACCCAGCGGAGGCTTCCCACGGCGATTTAGGAATGATTGGCAGGGATGACGCCATTATCGTATTATCCAACAGCGGCAACACGAAAGAAATTATATCCATACTTCCAAGCATAAAACTTATAGGAGCCAAGATTATCGGGTTTTCTGGAAACAAAAACTCTCAGCTTTATGAGCTGTCGGACTATTTTTTTGATGTTTCCGTAGAAAAAGAGGCTTGCCCGTTCAATATTGCCCCGACCGCAAGCACAACGGCTCAGCTTGCCATAGGCGACGCCCTTGCAGTCTCATTGTTAAAAAGGAGAAATTTTCTCGAAGAGGATTTTGCGAGGCTTCACCCCGGAGGTTCGATAGGAAAGAAATTTTTAAAAGTTTCGGACATAATGCATAAGGAAAAGGAAATTCCGGTTATAAAAGAATCGGCTTTGTTAAACGAAGCGATTATAGAAATGAACTCAAAAAGGCTGGGGTTAACAGGGGTTGTCGATGAAAATTATTGCCTTTGCGGAATTATAGTGGACGGGGATTTAAGAAGAGCCCTGCTCGCTTCCGCGGAAAATATATTTAATAAACCCGTTAAGGATATTATGACGGCAAATCCTAAGACGGTGGTCGGAGACACTCTTGCGGTCAGCGCTTTAAAGAAAATGGAGGATTTAAAGATTACATCGCTTTTTGTCGTAGAATCTTTAGATAATCCTAAGCCCGTAGGGGTTATACATATACACGATATAGTAAAGGCCGGCGTATCCGGTTATTAA
- a CDS encoding CTP synthase, which produces MNKTKYIFITGGVVSSLGKGIAAASIGALLEARGLNITMQKLDPYINVDPGTMNPFQHGEVFVTDDGAETDLDLGHYERFTSLSLTKKNNLTSGQVYDAVINNERKGIYLGKTVQVIPHITDEIKKKIIEVSENKDVAIIEIGGTVGDIESLPFLEAIRQFKLDRGKDNVLYIHLTLVPYIKTADELKTKPTQHSVKELRAIGIEPSIIICRADRVLPQDIRAKIALFCNVEEGAVITAKDEESIYNVPLSLHNEGLDSKIIEYLNIWAKSPDLTEWNKISKILKNLKSSVTIGVVGKYVNLKESYKSLNESLIHGGLANNVNVDIKYINSEDFEADDYGEKLKELADCSGILVPGGFGSRGINGMIRVINYARINKIPYFGICLGMQLLTVEYARNVLMLDDANSVEFNDAARNPVIHLMEGQKSLGKMGGTMRLGAYPCIISKNTLAYHIYIKNNKKQMLNQKNYAKLYQNGSLLISERHRHRFEFNNDYREIFKSSGFIFSGVSPDDRLVEICELKDHPWFIGCQFHPEFKSSPLSPHPLFKDFVLASVKYLNLHGKLKAQSKIEKVSAIKKGKIRKSGSKSRVIPAAKKGAKV; this is translated from the coding sequence ATGAATAAAACAAAGTATATTTTTATCACGGGCGGCGTTGTTTCAAGTTTGGGAAAGGGCATTGCCGCCGCATCCATAGGCGCGCTTCTCGAAGCAAGGGGACTTAATATTACCATGCAGAAACTTGACCCTTATATCAATGTTGACCCCGGAACCATGAATCCTTTTCAGCACGGAGAGGTTTTTGTGACGGATGACGGCGCCGAAACTGACCTTGATTTAGGGCATTACGAAAGATTTACATCGCTTTCGCTCACAAAAAAGAATAATTTAACAAGCGGCCAAGTTTACGATGCGGTAATAAACAATGAAAGAAAAGGGATATATCTGGGCAAAACGGTTCAGGTGATACCCCATATAACCGACGAAATAAAAAAGAAAATAATAGAGGTTTCCGAAAACAAAGATGTGGCCATTATAGAAATCGGCGGAACCGTCGGCGACATCGAAAGCCTTCCATTTTTGGAGGCTATCAGGCAGTTTAAGCTTGACAGGGGGAAAGACAATGTTTTGTACATTCATTTAACGCTTGTGCCGTATATTAAAACGGCCGATGAGCTGAAAACAAAGCCGACCCAGCATTCCGTGAAAGAACTCAGGGCTATCGGCATAGAGCCTTCCATTATAATTTGCAGGGCGGACAGGGTTCTTCCTCAGGATATCAGGGCAAAAATCGCCCTGTTTTGCAATGTAGAAGAAGGCGCCGTTATTACTGCAAAAGATGAAGAAAGTATTTATAATGTTCCGTTATCGCTCCATAACGAAGGATTGGATTCTAAAATAATAGAATATCTTAATATTTGGGCTAAATCTCCGGACTTAACCGAATGGAATAAAATATCGAAGATATTAAAGAATTTGAAAAGTTCCGTTACTATCGGAGTAGTCGGAAAATATGTAAATTTAAAAGAGTCTTATAAAAGCTTAAATGAAAGCCTTATACACGGGGGGCTGGCAAATAATGTCAATGTCGATATAAAATATATTAATTCCGAAGATTTTGAAGCGGACGATTACGGAGAAAAACTCAAAGAACTTGCAGATTGTTCGGGCATACTGGTTCCGGGCGGCTTCGGTTCCCGCGGAATCAATGGAATGATAAGGGTAATTAATTATGCCAGGATTAATAAAATTCCTTATTTCGGAATATGTCTGGGTATGCAGCTTTTGACCGTTGAATATGCCAGGAATGTTTTAATGCTTGACGATGCAAATTCCGTCGAATTTAACGATGCCGCCCGAAACCCGGTAATCCACCTTATGGAAGGGCAAAAGAGCCTCGGTAAAATGGGCGGGACTATGAGGCTCGGGGCATATCCATGCATAATATCCAAAAATACCCTTGCTTATCATATTTATATTAAAAATAATAAAAAACAGATGTTAAACCAAAAGAACTATGCTAAATTATATCAGAACGGCAGCCTTTTAATCAGCGAAAGACACAGGCACAGGTTTGAATTTAATAACGATTACAGGGAAATATTCAAATCTTCGGGTTTTATTTTCTCGGGCGTTTCACCCGACGATAGGCTTGTGGAAATTTGCGAGTTAAAAGACCACCCGTGGTTTATCGGATGCCAGTTCCATCCCGAATTTAAATCATCGCCGTTATCGCCGCACCCCTTATTTAAAGACTTTGTTTTAGCTTCCGTTAAATATTTAAACCTGCACGGCAAGTTAAAGGCGCAGTCTAAAATAGAAAAAGTTTCCGCCATTAAAAAAGGCAAAATACGCAAATCCGGGTCTAAATCCAGAGTTATTCCGGCGGCTAAAAAAGGGGCAAAGGTTTAA
- the lptC gene encoding LPS export ABC transporter periplasmic protein LptC, protein MGLKAINQQILKKIALVLGVMFLLVLAFFLILHYINIKKGLLNLSISKGYITLKTVDYKFFKNGTLAYEIFSKSLNYYSPKKNIIKLEDVKAYIYGKNKKPAYIITGRHGRLNAVSKNVTVSGGVIIKDIKGSSMKTKLIYYVAKDDKIVAPGYMRIKGKNYDISGSGLIFYIKKRIFILNKDVHFISGGGRM, encoded by the coding sequence ATGGGTCTTAAGGCAATTAATCAGCAAATTTTAAAAAAAATAGCCCTTGTTCTCGGCGTCATGTTTCTTTTAGTGCTTGCTTTTTTTTTAATTCTTCACTATATAAATATTAAAAAAGGATTGTTAAATTTAAGTATATCTAAAGGATATATAACTTTAAAGACGGTAGATTATAAATTTTTTAAAAATGGTACGCTCGCTTACGAAATATTTTCGAAAAGTTTAAATTATTATTCCCCGAAAAAGAATATAATTAAACTGGAAGACGTAAAAGCCTACATTTACGGAAAAAATAAAAAGCCCGCGTATATTATAACGGGAAGACACGGGCGTTTAAACGCCGTTTCCAAAAATGTTACCGTTTCGGGCGGCGTCATAATAAAAGATATTAAGGGGTCGTCCATGAAAACAAAGTTAATATACTATGTTGCAAAGGATGATAAAATTGTCGCCCCGGGTTATATGAGGATTAAAGGTAAAAATTACGACATTTCGGGGAGCGGATTAATTTTTTATATTAAAAAAAGGATTTTTATTTTAAACAAAGATGTTCATTTCATATCCGGCGGGGGAAGAATGTAA
- the lptB gene encoding LPS export ABC transporter ATP-binding protein — protein sequence MIRTVNLVKRFKKRAVVNDISLEIKTGEITGLLGPNGAGKTTTFNMISGMLRPNSGSIFLDDADITRMPMYKRARLGIGYLPQETSVFRKLTTEQNLLAIFELLKISDKEKEKRLNELIEKFGLERVRKSSVMSLSGGERRRVEVARSLISSPKFILLDEPFSGIDPIAVEDMQDILTNLKNESIGILITDHNVREALRICNSAYIINDGKIIENGKPSHIISSSVVKRFFLGEKFNIGI from the coding sequence ATGATTAGAACGGTCAATTTAGTAAAAAGATTTAAAAAAAGGGCTGTGGTAAACGATATCAGTTTAGAAATTAAAACAGGGGAAATCACAGGTCTTTTGGGTCCGAACGGCGCGGGCAAAACTACCACATTCAATATGATTTCCGGGATGCTGAGGCCAAACAGCGGTTCCATATTTTTAGACGATGCCGATATTACCAGGATGCCGATGTATAAGAGAGCCAGATTAGGTATAGGATATTTGCCTCAGGAAACATCCGTTTTTAGAAAACTTACGACCGAACAAAACTTATTAGCCATTTTTGAATTATTAAAAATATCCGATAAGGAAAAAGAAAAAAGGCTCAACGAATTAATAGAAAAATTCGGTCTTGAAAGGGTCAGGAAGTCTTCGGTTATGAGTTTATCGGGCGGCGAAAGAAGAAGGGTAGAAGTTGCCCGCTCGCTGATTTCTTCCCCCAAATTTATTCTCTTAGATGAACCGTTTTCCGGAATAGATCCCATTGCGGTTGAGGATATGCAGGATATACTTACCAATTTAAAAAACGAATCCATAGGCATATTGATAACGGACCATAATGTCAGGGAAGCCCTTAGAATATGCAATAGCGCCTACATAATTAACGACGGCAAAATTATAGAAAACGGTAAACCTTCGCATATTATCTCGAGCAGCGTTGTAAAGAGATTTTTCCTCGGAGAGAAATTTAATATAGGCATCTGA
- a CDS encoding methionine adenosyltransferase: MNFKNGSFIFTSESVTEGHPDKICDKISDSILDAFIAQDKRSKVALETMVTTGLVIIAGEVTSNGVVNYQDLIRSVIKEIGYDDSSMGFDYKSCGIITTVGKQSSDIRMGVERDKEEDQGAGDQGLMFGYATSETPDFMPAPIYYAHKLSKRLADVRKSKVLDFIRPDGKTQVSVKYENNEVSKITSVVLSTQHAESVSQERLKDAVTEEVIKKVLPAELLDNNTKFFINPTGRFVIGGPHGDTGLTGRKIIVDTYGGMGRHGGGAFSGKDPSKVDRSGSYMARFIAKNVVASGLAEKCEVQVAYAIGVAEPISIMANTFGTGIYSDEVISNAVCNVFDLRPYNLVKTLDLLRPIFAKTSNYGHFGRPDDDFTWEKLVKIHELKEAAHNLSRTKSFV, from the coding sequence ATGAATTTTAAAAATGGAAGTTTTATTTTTACATCCGAATCTGTGACCGAAGGCCACCCGGATAAAATTTGCGATAAAATATCCGATTCTATACTTGATGCTTTTATAGCACAGGATAAGCGTTCAAAAGTAGCATTGGAAACGATGGTCACGACAGGCCTTGTCATAATAGCGGGCGAGGTTACTTCTAACGGCGTCGTAAACTATCAGGATTTAATAAGAAGCGTAATAAAAGAAATAGGATATGACGATTCTTCTATGGGGTTTGATTATAAAAGCTGCGGGATAATTACGACCGTGGGCAAACAATCTTCCGATATAAGAATGGGCGTGGAAAGAGATAAGGAAGAGGACCAGGGGGCAGGGGATCAGGGGCTTATGTTTGGTTATGCCACATCGGAAACCCCTGATTTTATGCCCGCTCCGATTTATTATGCGCATAAACTTTCTAAAAGGCTTGCCGATGTCAGAAAAAGCAAGGTTTTGGATTTTATAAGACCCGACGGAAAAACCCAGGTGTCCGTTAAATACGAAAATAACGAAGTTTCTAAAATTACCTCCGTCGTCCTTTCGACTCAGCACGCCGAGTCGGTTTCTCAGGAAAGGCTTAAAGATGCCGTTACCGAAGAGGTAATTAAAAAAGTGCTGCCGGCCGAACTTCTGGATAATAATACAAAATTTTTTATAAATCCCACCGGCCGTTTTGTTATCGGCGGTCCGCACGGCGATACGGGGCTTACGGGAAGGAAAATCATAGTCGATACTTACGGCGGAATGGGAAGGCACGGCGGCGGGGCTTTTTCGGGAAAAGACCCATCCAAGGTTGATAGAAGCGGGTCATACATGGCAAGGTTTATCGCCAAAAATGTCGTTGCAAGCGGACTCGCCGAAAAGTGCGAGGTTCAGGTTGCCTATGCGATAGGCGTAGCCGAACCGATTTCGATTATGGCAAATACTTTCGGCACGGGAATATACAGCGATGAAGTTATCTCGAATGCCGTATGCAATGTGTTTGACTTAAGACCTTATAATTTGGTAAAAACGCTTGACCTTTTAAGGCCTATTTTTGCTAAAACCTCTAATTATGGTCATTTTGGCAGACCCGACGATGATTTTACTTGGGAAAAACTTGTTAAAATTCACGAACTTAAGGAAGCGGC
- the rpoN gene encoding RNA polymerase sigma-54 factor → MIYNIYKRWIYSLSIRRPLRRAIRRFNFYINFKDDLSLDMGNIELRQNLKLTQQLVMTPRLQLAIKMLALNNIELSDMIKQEISENPIIDIDSAVFTGEAKKEALLENVKNQVKDEGNKSNGDAALDDAPSNDASFDGASFRQDSYAAKELADYLVNYNEQFLDLSKDNGGGYKYGDKNYIIENSFYSVNTLYESIMEQVRTGNFSSQEVKISEYIAGNLDSNGFLAISRQELADYASRNIFKKKDGGDADINKFIDSVLTKIGRLEPVGLAAFDTVSSLLIQADYHFKDDYLLKIIIKNYLKDVANKNYQKISKETGKNTQCVLDCVERLKRLNPRPAANFGQAETRFIVPDLYLKKIKGKYVVFMDDDYIPQIKINSYYKKVLSGEIVVSPDMKNYVEDRFKSASWLVKSINTRKETILKIAELIVNKQADYFDNGMGNLKHLILKDIAAELNIHESTVSRATSNKYLSTHLGVFELKSFFSSASYGDSSSENVMARIKKIIARENDIGRVYHDNEITDLLKGDGIVIARRTIAKYREIMNIPPSSQRNKLIKSVK, encoded by the coding sequence ATGATATATAATATATATAAAAGATGGATTTATAGTCTGTCAATCCGCAGACCTTTACGGCGGGCAATAAGGCGTTTTAATTTTTATATTAATTTTAAGGACGATTTAAGTTTAGATATGGGCAATATCGAATTAAGGCAAAATTTGAAATTAACGCAGCAATTAGTTATGACTCCGCGTCTTCAGCTTGCGATAAAAATGCTGGCGTTAAACAATATCGAGCTTTCGGATATGATAAAGCAGGAAATATCCGAAAATCCTATTATCGATATCGATTCCGCCGTTTTTACGGGAGAAGCCAAAAAAGAGGCCCTGCTCGAAAATGTTAAGAATCAGGTAAAAGATGAAGGCAACAAATCTAATGGCGATGCCGCTTTAGACGATGCGCCGTCAAACGATGCATCGTTTGACGGCGCATCCTTTCGGCAAGACTCATATGCGGCCAAAGAGCTGGCGGATTATTTAGTGAATTATAATGAACAGTTTCTTGATTTATCTAAAGATAACGGCGGCGGCTATAAGTACGGCGACAAGAACTATATAATCGAAAATAGTTTTTATAGCGTGAACACATTATATGAATCCATAATGGAGCAGGTAAGAACGGGCAATTTTTCTTCTCAAGAGGTTAAAATTTCCGAGTATATTGCGGGCAACTTAGATTCAAACGGCTTTCTGGCTATTTCAAGGCAGGAGCTTGCCGATTATGCATCCCGCAATATATTTAAAAAAAAAGATGGCGGGGATGCGGACATAAATAAATTTATAGATTCTGTCTTAACTAAGATAGGCAGGCTTGAGCCCGTGGGTTTAGCGGCTTTTGATACCGTATCGAGTTTATTGATTCAGGCAGATTACCATTTTAAAGACGATTATTTGCTTAAAATTATAATCAAAAATTATTTAAAGGATGTTGCAAATAAAAATTATCAAAAGATTTCTAAAGAAACGGGAAAGAATACGCAATGCGTATTGGACTGCGTTGAAAGGCTTAAAAGGCTTAATCCGAGACCTGCGGCTAATTTCGGTCAGGCAGAAACAAGATTTATAGTGCCCGACCTGTATTTAAAAAAAATTAAAGGAAAATATGTTGTTTTTATGGACGACGATTATATTCCGCAGATTAAAATCAATTCTTACTACAAAAAGGTGCTTAGCGGAGAAATAGTAGTGAGTCCCGATATGAAAAATTATGTCGAAGACAGGTTTAAATCGGCTTCATGGTTAGTTAAAAGCATCAACACCCGAAAGGAAACGATTCTAAAAATAGCGGAATTAATAGTCAACAAGCAGGCCGATTATTTTGATAACGGGATGGGAAATTTGAAACATTTAATATTAAAAGATATTGCCGCCGAGTTGAATATTCACGAATCAACGGTTTCAAGGGCAACTTCCAACAAATATTTAAGCACGCATTTGGGTGTTTTTGAACTTAAGAGTTTTTTCTCCAGCGCTTCTTACGGGGATTCATCATCGGAAAATGTAATGGCAAGGATAAAAAAGATTATAGCCCGGGAAAATGATATCGGGAGGGTTTATCATGATAATGAAATAACTGATTTGCTGAAAGGGGACGGAATCGTTATCGCCCGCAGGACAATAGCCAAGTATAGGGAAATTATGAATATCCCCCCATCGAGCCAGAGAAATAAGTTAATTAAAAGCGTGAAATAA
- the raiA gene encoding ribosome-associated translation inhibitor RaiA: protein MTQMNIAVTFKHIGSSDAIRQYAESKVLKLEKYLNNIMEAHITLSMERVEHKESGIAQIKLTAKNLTINAEEKSSDIYSAIDLLMEKVEAQIKKHKEKNRRKDYEDKALTGAEEEENIPNIEIRQDYEKYPLGIEEAVQKLKKRNEDFIIFKDKVSSKISFIFKGEDGNFSLIAPDL, encoded by the coding sequence ATGACGCAAATGAACATAGCCGTTACATTTAAACATATCGGTTCGAGCGATGCCATAAGGCAGTATGCAGAGTCAAAGGTCTTAAAACTGGAAAAGTATTTGAATAATATCATGGAGGCGCATATAACCCTTAGCATGGAACGCGTCGAACATAAGGAGTCGGGTATCGCGCAGATTAAATTAACTGCGAAGAATCTGACTATTAATGCCGAAGAAAAATCATCCGATATTTACAGCGCCATCGATTTACTGATGGAAAAGGTCGAGGCCCAGATTAAAAAACACAAAGAAAAAAACAGAAGAAAAGATTATGAAGATAAGGCTCTTACCGGCGCAGAGGAGGAGGAAAATATTCCAAATATAGAAATAAGGCAGGATTATGAAAAATATCCCCTCGGCATCGAAGAGGCGGTGCAAAAACTTAAAAAAAGAAACGAAGATTTTATAATTTTTAAAGATAAAGTGTCTTCAAAAATATCTTTTATTTTTAAAGGCGAAGACGGAAATTTTTCCCTGATTGCGCCGGATTTATAA
- the rapZ gene encoding RNase adapter RapZ has protein sequence MEENKRELQSNLISIADGEAAKPNIILISGISGSGKSSALKILEDKGFFCVDNMPMMLLPKFFELGLSAKLKNILFIVDIREKSFLNEFEDYVKFLRLQSSFFKYIFLEARDEAVIKRYSETRRKHPLPADDITIAVREERQLLKNIKLHADVVLDTTDVNIHELDGILLPHIGDIIYNPTFSVKILSFGFKYGLPLEADTIFDARFLPNPFFVPLLKDLTGFNREVREYMLSFNESNDFIEHIVGFLKFSLPLYRKESKSYFTVGIGCTGGVHRSVFIAEELKNKLGNVNDEYGISYYHRDVNK, from the coding sequence ATGGAAGAGAATAAAAGAGAGTTGCAAAGCAACTTGATTAGTATAGCGGACGGCGAAGCGGCCAAGCCGAATATTATTTTAATCAGCGGAATTTCTGGTTCGGGAAAATCATCCGCATTAAAAATACTTGAGGATAAAGGCTTTTTTTGCGTCGATAATATGCCGATGATGCTGCTTCCAAAATTTTTTGAATTAGGATTATCGGCAAAATTAAAAAACATACTTTTTATTGTCGATATAAGGGAAAAGAGTTTCTTAAACGAATTCGAAGATTATGTTAAATTTTTAAGATTACAATCCTCGTTTTTTAAATACATATTTCTTGAAGCAAGAGACGAAGCCGTTATAAAAAGATATTCCGAAACAAGGAGAAAGCATCCGCTGCCCGCGGACGATATTACTATTGCGGTCAGAGAAGAAAGGCAGCTTCTTAAAAATATTAAACTCCACGCCGATGTGGTTTTGGATACCACCGATGTCAATATTCACGAATTAGACGGCATTTTATTGCCCCATATAGGGGACATAATATATAACCCGACATTTTCGGTAAAAATACTGTCTTTTGGCTTTAAATACGGCTTGCCGCTGGAAGCGGACACAATTTTTGATGCAAGATTTCTTCCAAACCCATTTTTTGTTCCGCTATTAAAAGACCTTACAGGCTTTAACAGGGAAGTCAGGGAATATATGCTGTCCTTTAATGAGTCAAATGATTTTATAGAACATATAGTAGGTTTTTTAAAATTCAGTCTTCCTCTTTACAGGAAAGAAAGCAAATCCTATTTCACGGTCGGGATAGGTTGTACCGGCGGAGTTCATAGGTCAGTATTTATTGCCGAGGAGCTTAAAAATAAGCTGGGCAATGTAAACGACGAATACGGCATATCTTACTACCATAGAGATGTTAATAAATAA
- a CDS encoding 3-deoxy-8-phosphooctulonate synthase: MENLNVFTKDDLKSLLDFKFDNVYPFIIAGPCVIEDFKTLDGIASVLKDYSEELKFNLIFKASYDKANRTSVHSFRGPGIDKGLEMLLEIKRIYDIPVLSDVHSVSDIEKAKDVLDVIQIPAFLSRQTDILLEAAKTGKIVNVKKGQFLAPGDTKHIVEKIRSAGNDKIILTERGVSFGYNNLVVDFRALQIMKEFGALVVFDATHSVQLPGGSGSSSSGERKYVMPLARAASAVGVDGIFFEVHPDPPRALSDSANSVYLSSFKNDLKNVLEISKYGI, encoded by the coding sequence ATGGAAAATTTAAATGTCTTCACTAAAGATGATTTAAAGTCGCTGTTGGACTTTAAATTCGATAATGTTTATCCCTTTATTATCGCGGGACCGTGCGTTATCGAGGATTTTAAAACCCTTGACGGGATTGCTTCCGTTTTGAAGGATTATTCGGAAGAACTTAAATTTAATTTGATATTTAAGGCATCTTACGATAAAGCTAACAGGACATCGGTTCATTCTTTCCGCGGCCCCGGCATAGATAAGGGGCTTGAAATGCTTTTAGAGATTAAAAGGATATACGATATACCCGTATTGAGCGATGTTCACAGCGTCAGCGACATCGAAAAAGCTAAAGATGTTCTCGATGTAATTCAGATACCCGCTTTTTTGTCAAGACAAACGGATATTTTGCTCGAGGCGGCAAAAACGGGCAAGATAGTAAATGTTAAGAAGGGGCAGTTTTTGGCTCCGGGGGATACAAAACATATTGTCGAAAAGATTAGGTCTGCCGGAAACGATAAAATTATTTTAACGGAAAGAGGCGTCAGTTTCGGCTATAATAATCTTGTCGTAGATTTCAGGGCATTGCAGATAATGAAAGAATTTGGAGCGCTTGTCGTTTTCGACGCGACTCACAGCGTGCAGCTTCCCGGCGGTTCCGGTTCCAGCTCTTCCGGCGAAAGAAAATATGTTATGCCGCTTGCGAGGGCGGCTTCCGCGGTGGGGGTTGACGGTATTTTTTTTGAGGTTCACCCGGACCCGCCGCGGGCTTTAAGCGATTCGGCAAATTCCGTGTATCTATCGTCTTTTAAAAATGATTTAAAAAATGTTCTCGAAATATCTAAATACGGCATATAA